Proteins encoded within one genomic window of Theobroma cacao cultivar B97-61/B2 chromosome 7, Criollo_cocoa_genome_V2, whole genome shotgun sequence:
- the LOC18594653 gene encoding LOB domain-containing protein 4 produces MKENGRKHGTLSPCAACKLLRRRCAQDCVFAPYFPAEEPQKFASVHKVFGASNVNKMLQELPEHQRSDAVSSMVYEANARVRDPVYGCVGAISSLQQQIDSLQTQLALAQAEVVHMRMRQFVSTSNAGTSSPENLTPAAVASSKFMPSQAKSLFCVDMVDQANMAESLWSY; encoded by the exons ATGAAGGAGAATGGCAGGAAACATGGCACGTTATCGCCTTGCGCGGCGTGCAAGCTACTTAGAAGGAGATGTGCGCAAGACTGTGTTTTTGCTCCATATTTTCCAGCTGAAGAGCCTCAGAAGTTTGCTAGCGTCCATAAGGTGTTCGGTGCTAGCAATGTTAACAAGATGTTGCAG GAATTGCCAGAGCACCAACGAAGTGATGCAGTGAGTTCAATGGTGTATGAAGCAAACGCCAGGGTTCGTGACCCGGTGTACGGATGTGTTGGAGCCATTTCATCATTGCAGCAACAGATTGATTCTCTCCAAACCCAATTGGCACTTGCGCAAGCCGAGGTTGTTCACATGAGAATGCGCCAATTCGTTTCAACCTCTAACGCAGGCACCAGCTCCCCTGAGAACTTGACACCTGCAGCAGTTGCCTCTTCCAAGTTCATGCCTTCCCAGGCCAAGTCCCTTTTTTGCGTAGACATGGTTGATCAGGCTAATATGGCAGAGTCTTTATGGTCATACTAG